AGTCACGGGCGATCTGCTTCAAAGGTTCCGCCCCATCCTTGATCCCCACCCAGAGCGTTCGGGGCTGCTTCTCATTCGGGAAGACGCCGGTCCCGGAGATCCCTGCATGGAACCGGGGAACTTCGGCACAAACACCTTTGATCTCCTCCCCGATCTCCGAAATGCTTTCCTCCCCGATCTCTCCCAGAAATTTCAGCGTGATGTGCATACCCTGCGGCCTGACCCAGGTGACCCGGTCGCCCCGGCTTTGAAAGGCCTGCTGGAGCCTCACCAATCCCTGTTTCAGCTCTTCAGGGATCTCCACGGCAATGAAGGCCCGGATGGTTTCCGATCCCATCCCATCTTCCTTTTCCTGGCCGGCATGAACCAACAGCCCTCTGCCTTTGTATCGGGCACGTTTAAATGGTTCAAACAGTTCAAACAATTTAAACGGTTTTATATGTCCAGAAGATACCGCCGGACCCGGTCCAAGGCCATCTGCGCGCTCTGAAGACGGATCATTTGGCGGTCGCCCTGAAAATGATACTCCGTGACCTCGTCCCCTCGAGAGGTGGAAAGGCCGACAAAGACCGTCCCTACGGGCTTGTCGCGGCTTCCTCCGCCGGGGCCGGCAATCCCGGTGACGGCCAGCCCGATCATCGTCCCTGCCCGGTCCCGGATCCCTGCAGCCATGGCGCGTGCCGCCTCCCGGCTCACAGCCCCATGGGTCTTAAAGACCTCCTCCTCGACCCCCAAGAGGTCTCTCTTGGCCGTATTGCTGTAGCTCACCACCCCCCGGTCCAGGACCGAAGAGATCCCCGGGACCTCCACCAGCATGGAGGCAATCATACCTCCGGTGCACGATTCCGCAACCGCGATGCTTAATGAACGGTCGATCAAAAGCCTCCCCACGATCCCGTGCAGGGTCTCTTCCCCATCGCAAAGGAATTCGGGCCCCAGATCCGAAAGGACCTTCCCCCGAAGCCGGACCGCCTCCCTCTCAAGCATCTTGGGATCTCTCCCCTCCAGGAAGAGGGCCGCTTTCGACAAACATCCCTCTGAATAAAAGGTCAGCCTTGCCCCGCCCGCGCTCCTTGCCAAAAACGACCGGATCTTCTCCGGCAACCGGCTGATAAAACGGAATGTCCATGTCTTCGAGTAAACCGGGTGCATGAACCGCTTGCCGATCCAGGAGCGAAAGGCCCGCTCCCACATCTGTTCCACCTCTCGGATCTCGTCCGGAAGAACCAGAAGAGTTTTGCCGTGAACCGTCATAAAGATCCCCGGCCGGACCCCATCCTGAGGAGGAATCCAATGGGCATCCTTGGGCAGAAGCGCCCTGGCCTCGATGTCCCTTGGGAGGGCGATCCCTTTGGCCCTGTAGTAGCCTTTGAGATCCTCGAACAGGCTGGGAATCAGAACCAGGCCCTTGCCGCTCATCTGGGCCAAGGCCTTGCGCAGGGTCTTCTCACCCCCCTCGGAAGAGGCATTGAGGATCAGAATCAGATCGAATAGCGCCAGGGAATTGGCCAGGGCGCGTTCAACGACCAGATCCTCGCGCACAAGGCGCCGCATGGAAAGAACCTGAATGCCGGACCGCATCAGCATATCACGCGCCAAGTCCTGAATCGTCCGATCCCGGCCTCCGGGGCCCCCGGCAAGGATTTCCCATTCGGAAATCAGGGTTACGATCTCGGCAATCATAGTCACATCACCCGCCGGAGCAGATGGATCGTCAGGTTGGCGTACACCCCGGCCAGGACGTCATCCAGCATCACTCCCCATCCCCCCGGAACGCGTTGATCAATCCTTCGAATGGGAAAGGGCTTGAATATATCGAATGCCCGGAACACAAAGAAGCCGATGACGATGGTCTGCCAGGTCATGGGGAGTGCGAACATGGTGATCAGGAACCCGGCGATCTCATCAATCACAATGACACCGCTGTCTTTTTCTCCGAGGATCGCTTCGGCCCGGGAGGACAACCAGACGCCGAAAAACACGATGGCTGAGGTCAGAATGCCGTATAGTTTTAGAGGAAATTGATTGAGCAGAATAAATATTGCAATCCCGACCAGTGTCCCGGCGGTCCCGGAAGCAAGTGGGGCATAGCCGCTTAAAAACCCGGATGCAAAAAAGAGGATGATTCTATCCAAGCCTGCCCCCAAAAACGAGATGATCTTAACACCCGAAAATAAAGAGTGTCAAGAGGTTTTCCGAAGATTAATATCCGTCTTTTCTGAGGCTCTGCAAAAATGAAAGGGCCTCTTCCCGGGACCGGATGACCCGGTCGATCTGCAGCATCCGGACCTGGTCTATGACCTTGCCCACGGCCGGACCTGGCGGAAGAGAAAGGATTTCCATGATTTCCCTGCCGCTCACGAGTTTCTCGGGCCGGAGGAGTCTTTCTCCTCCCTCCGTATAAGTATTCAGCAGGGCCTCTCCTATGGATATGGTCTTTTGCTCCATTTCACGGAACCCCTTGCCCCGTGCCGCCCGCCGATCCGACAAGGAGAGGAGCACATGCAAGGGGAGATCGGAACCGAGCTTATGGATGATCCTTCGGAGGGCCTTATCGGTTGCGCCCGAGTGAATCAGACCGAGTCCCAGGACGTGGAACCGGATCAGCCGCGAAACCCGATCCGCACGGCCTCCGGAAAAGCAAAGGCGTTTCATGACCTCCATAGCCATCCCGGCGCCGATCTTCTCGTGACCATAAAAATGGGGGACCCCCTGGGAGTTTAGGGTGAGGCTTTGGGCCTTCCCGATGTCATGGAGGAGGGCGGCATAAAAAAGGACCATCCGATCCTCCGGATTCAGCTTAAAGCAAAACTGAAAGGGGTTATCCTTCGGCCCTCCGGCCGTCAGATCCAAAAGGCTCTCTGTCTCTCGCACCGTATTCAGGGTATGCTCGAAGGCATCAAGGTGGTGGTAAGGACCCTGGTCCAGGCCGAAAAGGGGGAGGAACTCAGGGAGGACAACCCGCAGCAACCCGAGATCCTGCATCAGACGGAGACCCTTCGAGGCTCGGCCCGACGCCATGATCCGGTCCATCTCCTCCCGGACCCTTTCGTGAGCGGACTCGAAGATCCGCTCCGGGCGCATCCGGATCTCTGATGCGGTCGAAAGTGAAAGCCGAAAACCTTTAAGCACGGTCGTAAGCCGCGCCGCCCTCAGCATCCGGATCGGGTCTGCATTGAAAACAGAGGGAGAGACCATGCGCACGATCCGGTTCGAGAGGTCCCTGCCTCCACCAAGCAGATCGAGAAACTTCAGATCCCTAAAGGAGAAGGCCATGGTGTTGATGGTAAAATCCCGGCGGCTGAGTTCCTGTTCAAGCCCCTCCGGAACTTGGGGGGCCATATCCACGGTATAATCCCGGCCGACGATCCGGCAGTTCGGCGGGTCCCCGTGCCCCATGACAAAAAAGGAGGCTCCCCATTTCCCGGAGAGCCTCTCTGCAAACATCCTGACGTCCCCCTGGAGAACAAAATCATAATCCCTGGATGCCGTTCCGATGAGCCTGTCCCGGATCCATCCTCCGACCAGAAAGATAGGAAACGCAAACGCCTCCGCGGCCCTTACCGCGTCACGGATGATAGGGTCCTCATCGATAAATCCGACGAGATCTGAGATCTCTTGTTCTCGCATGGACAGGACTTATTTTTTCTTTTTTCTTTTTGCCGGCAAGACCTCCTGGATCCACTCCAGGGCCGCAATGGTCGAAGGGAATCCGACCGTGGTCATGCCGAGAAGGACCGCATGGCGAACCTCCTCAGGGGACGCGCCGATCTGCAGGGCCCGGCGCGCATGGGACTTGACGGCGCCCTCGGAACAAAGGCCCACGGCCACCCCCAGCTTGACCAGACGGCGGGTCTTCTCATCCAGCGGGCCATGTTCATGGCATGCCTTGGCAAATCCCGAATAGGCCTTGCTCACTTCGGGGAAATCCTTGACGAATCGTTTGTAGGGCGCGGGAAGATGGGGCATGGCAGGCTCCTTTGAAAAAAAGTTAAAAACAGTATGTATCACAGATACGGCCATTGTCAAGCTCTACACAGCCGGCGGGTCTGCGACTAAAATGCCTGTCCTCCGACTGGACAATCCACCCTTCGACAGGCTCAGGGTGACAATTGTCATGGTAAGCTTGTCGAACCATGGATTCCCCGATCGAGCCTGCCCTCGACTGTGATCGGGGGTCGGGGAATGACGCTCTGAGAGGAATTGAGGTCAGACACCGTTTTAATAGGTGTCTGACACCAATTCCAGACACCAATTCCACAGAATGAATCATTGACCTTAAAAAATGATTTGAAAACGCCGCTCTTTCATGTAAAATAATTTTTTTACTTATTGATAACCAAGGAATTGAACATGGCCGTCATCGAACCGTTCAGCGGGATCCGCTACAACCCGGCGAAGGTGGGCGATCTCAACCGGGTCGTGGCCCCTCCGTATGATATTATTTCGGAAAGGCTGCAGGAAGATCTCTATCGGAGCCACCCCAACAATGTAATCAGGCTGGAGCTCAACCGGGAGAAACCCCAGGACAGCGAAAAGGAAAACCGTTATACGCGGTCCGCAGCGTATTTCAAGGATTGGTTTGATCAGGGGATATTGATCCGGGAAGATCGGCCGGTTATCTACAGCTACTTCATGGATTACAGGACATCCGAAGGGGAAGCAAAAACCCTCAAGGGATTTCTCTGCCGGCTGCGTCTGGAAACATTCGACACCGGCGTGGTCCTCCCGCATGAAAATACCCTTTCGGGCCCCAAGGCGGACCGGCTCCGTCTCATGGAGGCGTGCCATATCAATTTTTCCCCGATTTTTTCACTATACTCCAATCCGGCGAGAGTCATCCCGCCGATCCTCGATGAAACGTCAAAATCCGAACCCCTGATCCACGTAACCGACCCGGACGGTGTGCGCCATCGGGTCTGGGCCATTCCGGACCCGGATGCAATTCAGAAAATCCGGAAGGTCCTATCCGACCGGCCCATTTTCATTGCCGACGGGCATCACCGGTATGAGACCGCCCTGACCTACAGGAACGCCATGAGAGAGAAGACCGGGAGCCATGACGGCTGCCAGGGGTTTGACTATGTGATGACCTACATCGCCAACATGGAAGAACCGGGACTGACCATTTATCCCACCCATCGTCTGATCGATCACCTGGAGGGCTTTGAGCTCAACCGCTACATCGAGAAGGCCGGGGCCTATTTCGAGATTCAAACCTTCCCGTTTCAGCGCAAGAAAGATTTTTTTCAGGCGCTTTTGACCCTCGGCGGCAAGAGGCCCGCCTTCGGCCTCTACACCATCGAGAGCGATGATCTTTTCCTCCTCTGCCTCAAAAACCATGAGAAGATCCGCCCCCTGTTCCGGCCGGATCTTTCTGCTGCATTGCGGGAACTGGACGTTTCGATCCTTCATACGGTCCTTCTCAATCATTTCCTGGGGATTGGAGAGGAGGCGTTGGAAGCCCAGTCCCACGTCCGGTACGTGAAAGACCGTGAGGATGCCATCCATTCGATCAACGACCGAGACGCTCAGATGACCTTCCTGATGAACCCAACCCGTGTGGACCAGCTCCGGGAGGTCTCCCTCCAGAGGGAGAAGATGCCGCAGAAGTCCACCTACTTCTATCCCAAACTCCTAACCGGCCTGGTGATGAACAGCCTGGAATAAGCGGCCGAAAGCATAAACCGGCACTTTTATCTTGAAAAGATATGGGCTGTAATGGTATAAGAGATCTGTGGTAAGGGAGAATGACTGATCAGGAGGAGGAAGAGATGTTCAACCCGGCTGAGGAATTGAAAAGACCGATGGCGGATACAGGATGGACCGTCAAGGCGCTGATCGGCGCCGCTTTCTGCCTCTCTTTTTTCTGGCACATGCACGCGGTCTTGAAAGTGATCCTCTTTCCGCTCACCTTTTTCTCCATGGGGTACGTCTACCGGATCTTCGTCAATCACTTCAGAGGAAATGAGATCGAGAAACTCCCTGAATGGAAGGACTGGAAGGAGCTCTTTTTAAAAGGGCTGGTCATTTCCTTGATTGCTCTCGGATACTTAATCATTCCTATTTTCAGCTACCAGGTATCCAAAGACATCTTTGAAGGAGGTTTTTTTGCCAAGACCTTGGTGGGGCCCGTATTCATAGCCGTCACGGCGCTTCTCTTTGTCGCAGCCATCTTCCTGCTCCCCATGGGGGCCGCCCAGTACACCAAAGATGAAAAGTTCTCATCGGCCTTTGCGGTCAAGGAAAGCTGGGACAAGATCATGAACATCGGCGACGAGTATTTCAAGATCACTCTCCTTGGCATCGGCGTTATGATCCTGCTCTACGTGATCGGGTTCATCTCCTACCTCGGCCCGATCCTCAACGCCCTGATCGGTTTTTACGCCGGGCTGGTCTTCGCCTCACTCTTCGGGCAGGTCTGCAGAGAGGCGTATGGAGAGCAAGAGACCGCTGCGTTATAGCCGTAAATCAAATAGAGACCAAATTCAAATGGCCGGATACGGATTCCAATCATGAGATCAAGATGAAAGAGAAAATTCAAAAAATCTTCTCGGCAGAACTTGTTCATAAAAAGCTGACGGAAGCATTCCATGTTAAATTTGTCGTGCTCTTCGGCAGTATGGCATCCGGCGCCATCAAGCAGGATAGTGATGTTGACTTGGGAATTTTTTTCGAAAAAAAGCTGGCCAAAAAGCAAGAGAAAGAATTTGTAAAATACCTCAAAAATCTGCTCCAGGTTGATCGGCTCGATGCCGTCTGCCTCAATGACGCCTCCTGTTCCCTGCGATACGAATTAACCCAAAACGGCATCCTTCTCTATGAACATCATGAAGACGACTATCTCTCCTTCTGTATCCGGACTTTTAAACAATTCGAAGAAATGAATTTCTTAAACCGGCATTATTATGAAATGAAGATCCAGGAATTAAAAGAGGTCGGCTGATGCTTAACCGCGGCCTGATTCTGAAAAAGCTGGACTCTCTCCGGGGATATCTCAAAGAACTCGAAACATTCAAAGATCTCTCCTTCGAAGAATACCGAGGCAAGATCTCAAACCGGCGGTCTGTGGAACGTCTTATTCAACTGCTCGTAGAATGCGCATCCGATATCAATGCACACATCCTGGCAAAGAAAGAAAAAATCGCTGTGGAGGATTACCGATCCTCTTTTTTGCTCATGAGTGAAAAGGGCCTGCTGAATAAAGATCTTTCCGAAGGACTTTCAAAAGCAGCCGGAATGAGGAACATCCTTGTACATGAATATGAAAGAATTGACGACCAGATTGTCTTTGATACGATCCTCCTCTCACTCTCTGCATTCAACAAATATATGAAAGAGATTCTTGACCTCCTGAAATAATTTATCATGCCCGATAAACTTGTCCCCGCATGCATTCAGCGGGGAGCGGACATCCGGTAATACTATGAAAGACCTGGATTCCCGCCTACGCGGGAATGACGGCATGAGAACAGAAAAACACTTTTTCAACAGCCCCTATTCATCCGCTGATAAAGGCGTCCTTGAGGAGCCGGCTCTGTCTCTCGAAGGCCTGCCTGGGATCGGCCGGATCCTTCATCAAGGCGATCTCCTGTGTGATGAGCCGCGCAATATGCATGGTGTGGGTCTTGAGGCTATGGGCCTCTCTCCGGTAGAGGGGATGGTCCCGGTTGATATAGATGATGGTCCCTTCGGTAAAGCACTCGGGCCCGTCCGGCCCGAATTGATCCAGACAGCACGTGACACCCACATGATTCATCCTGACCTTCTGCACGACCGCGTCGGGCGTCAGTCTCTTCACGGACGGGATCACAGGCCTTGGCTTTTTCTCTTTCCGTTCCCTCTTTTTCGGCGTCTCTGTTTCTCCTTTCCCGTCCTCTCGCCCTTTCCTCACGGCCCCGGCCTCGCCGAGCGGGCCCGTATCCGACCCCTCGGGCAGGACCCCAAACGGAGAGAATTCCGGATTCCGGGTCAGGGCCTGTTGAATCCGGTCCAGGGCTTCACGAAGCGCCCGCTTGACCCGCTGATTCTCCTTACGCCCTGAAAGAGAGTTCAGAACCTTACGGATATCCGATACCACCTTCTCCATGACTGCATAAAACTCCCGGTACTCCTCGGAATCCACACGGAACCCGGACCGATCGCTCGTCACCGGAAGGAAATCCGCATGGACCTCACCCCGCACACGCGCAATCTCCTTGCCCCAGGATTCCATGCCGAAGAGCTCCCTCCTCACGGTCACGTTTCTGACCTTGCACTCAATGCCGAAATCCCGGTCATGGCTCTGGGAGACCGGCAGGATCACCACCTCGCCGTGAATCACACCAAACCGAGTCCCTTCAAGGAACGGAATCCTGTGCCCCGAGTATTTCCGCGGCGTCACACGATTGCCGTTGAGAAAAACCTCGAAATCCGGCGCCTGGATAGGCACGGATTCAATGATGGTCTTCTCCACCTCCGTCAGATCGAAGGTCCTGGAGAGGTTTTCAAGAACCACGGTGGTCCCGTCGTCGCGAGCCGGGACCGGGCTCAGGATCTCCAAAGGAAGATCCCAGTGGTCCGCATTCCGTTCCCACTCCTCCTTGTCGAAAATCACCCGCGCGGCAAAATCCCCTCTTTTTGTCTCCACCACAAACCGGGAACAGGCCGACAGGCTCGCGAACTTGCCGATGCCGAATTGGCCGATTCTCTCCCTCTGAAATTTCTCAGAACGGCTGCGAATTCTCTTTTCTCTGGACCCGATATTAAAATACTGTCTCAGACCCTCAAGATCCATGCCCGTTCCGTCGTCCCGGACCGTGATATTCTTCTCCCCGATCTCCACATGGACCTGGGCTGCATCCGCATCGTAGGCATTATTGATCAGTTCCCGGATCAGCTCGATGCTCCGCGCATAAAGCTGTTCCCCGATGGTGATGAGATGGCTTTTGTCTACCGTAATGGCAATATGATCCATGCCGGCCGCCCCGTTTCCCCGAAAAGACTCGATCCCATACTGGGATTAAATAAATATATCAAAATCCAACTCTCTTCGATAACAAAAAATAGCAAGAAACGCCGATCGAACTTAATCTATGAAACTCTTAACGAGATTGATCAATTCCCGGTAGAGCGGTTCTGATTCCGTAACAAACCGCTTGATTTGCTTAAAACGGATATCCAAATACTCATTCCAAGAAGTCGGTGATTCTGATCAGC
The genomic region above belongs to Nitrospirae bacterium CG2_30_53_67 and contains:
- a CDS encoding 2'-5' RNA ligase, whose product is MVHAGQEKEDGMGSETIRAFIAVEIPEELKQGLVRLQQAFQSRGDRVTWVRPQGMHITLKFLGEIGEESISEIGEEIKGVCAEVPRFHAGISGTGVFPNEKQPRTLWVGIKDGAEPLKQIARDLEARLARIGFVPERRPFSAHITIGRIKEIRDRRRFAAQIAKHKESEIGSMTAEAVHLFESRLRPDGAVYIERFSAPLGGEKGFET
- a CDS encoding ATP-binding protein, which codes for MDHIAITVDKSHLITIGEQLYARSIELIRELINNAYDADAAQVHVEIGEKNITVRDDGTGMDLEGLRQYFNIGSREKRIRSRSEKFQRERIGQFGIGKFASLSACSRFVVETKRGDFAARVIFDKEEWERNADHWDLPLEILSPVPARDDGTTVVLENLSRTFDLTEVEKTIIESVPIQAPDFEVFLNGNRVTPRKYSGHRIPFLEGTRFGVIHGEVVILPVSQSHDRDFGIECKVRNVTVRRELFGMESWGKEIARVRGEVHADFLPVTSDRSGFRVDSEEYREFYAVMEKVVSDIRKVLNSLSGRKENQRVKRALREALDRIQQALTRNPEFSPFGVLPEGSDTGPLGEAGAVRKGREDGKGETETPKKRERKEKKPRPVIPSVKRLTPDAVVQKVRMNHVGVTCCLDQFGPDGPECFTEGTIIYINRDHPLYRREAHSLKTHTMHIARLITQEIALMKDPADPRQAFERQSRLLKDAFISG
- a CDS encoding carboxymuconolactone decarboxylase — protein: MPHLPAPYKRFVKDFPEVSKAYSGFAKACHEHGPLDEKTRRLVKLGVAVGLCSEGAVKSHARRALQIGASPEEVRHAVLLGMTTVGFPSTIAALEWIQEVLPAKRKKKK
- a CDS encoding phosphatidylglycerophosphatase A produces the protein MDRIILFFASGFLSGYAPLASGTAGTLVGIAIFILLNQFPLKLYGILTSAIVFFGVWLSSRAEAILGEKDSGVIVIDEIAGFLITMFALPMTWQTIVIGFFVFRAFDIFKPFPIRRIDQRVPGGWGVMLDDVLAGVYANLTIHLLRRVM